The following coding sequences lie in one Vibrio aerogenes genomic window:
- a CDS encoding Dabb family protein, with product MILHIVLFQFRAPWDWSAEQVQKAEQVTRNHPTQIDEIQGWFCGRNMTLRDVAADFAVLGLFNNTDELQSYLLHPDHQQGVRLWQALADWQVVDINLSGEDCHSAGRLSLLQMV from the coding sequence ATGATATTACATATTGTCCTGTTTCAGTTCCGGGCTCCATGGGACTGGTCGGCAGAGCAAGTACAGAAAGCCGAACAGGTAACACGAAACCACCCGACACAGATCGATGAAATTCAGGGCTGGTTTTGTGGAAGAAATATGACTTTGCGTGATGTTGCTGCTGATTTTGCTGTGTTGGGTCTGTTCAATAACACGGATGAGCTGCAAAGTTATCTCTTACACCCGGATCATCAGCAAGGCGTCAGACTTTGGCAGGCACTTGCAGACTGGCAGGTTGTGGACATCAATTTGTCTGGTGAGGATTGCCATAGTGCGGGCAGGTTGTCTCTTTTACAAATGGTCTGA
- a CDS encoding phenylacetate--CoA ligase family protein: MYAIFKQGLYEKAKAVYEFHQRFEEGGVGPDELKQYQELQLRQVLGYVRQGSEFYRKQLEDFSEQVCETMTLHQLKLLPFTTKEQMRQARTQLPSAPLHESWVYYETTGTTGAPTPCPRSETDSMHNNTPLILRYRDIFSQHGSQHIVGVMGPTELHSTGDTFEDVMRSLGHSVVKMWPRSPVVGMKRAVALIEELGITALVCTPAVAIDLARYMIDAGKSAAESPVRLILTLGELTTPALLRNLGRTWGAKIYNCMYASQESSILAVCAADECLYTVPLNNYYELIDPDSGALLTPGDDELAGELVITHLYPGQKPLIRYRTGDMVRAVQLPDGRLKITPVGRVRDRLILNGTEYYAWDLEAALLEHLPGCLDYAIQIQSENGSDCLNIIAELTDTSAHDAGTLAQVKAYMEAQLAGVTIELNAGQTSALTATSAMVSWKAARLHDLRQEGDNSDRDAALALLSRGFRS; this comes from the coding sequence ATGTACGCAATTTTTAAGCAAGGCTTATATGAGAAAGCAAAAGCAGTTTATGAATTCCATCAACGATTTGAAGAAGGAGGTGTCGGGCCTGATGAGCTCAAACAGTATCAGGAATTACAACTGCGCCAGGTGCTGGGATATGTCCGGCAGGGATCTGAGTTTTACCGGAAACAACTGGAAGATTTCAGTGAGCAGGTTTGTGAAACCATGACTTTACACCAGCTGAAGTTATTGCCTTTCACCACCAAAGAACAGATGCGACAGGCGCGGACCCAGCTACCGTCTGCGCCCTTACATGAGTCCTGGGTTTACTATGAGACCACCGGAACTACAGGCGCACCGACACCATGCCCAAGAAGTGAAACCGATTCGATGCATAATAACACCCCGCTGATTCTCCGTTACCGGGATATATTCAGTCAGCATGGGTCACAGCATATTGTTGGTGTCATGGGGCCAACTGAATTACATTCGACCGGCGACACCTTTGAAGATGTCATGCGCAGCCTCGGCCATAGTGTGGTTAAAATGTGGCCACGTTCTCCGGTGGTTGGAATGAAAAGAGCCGTGGCGCTGATTGAAGAGCTGGGAATCACCGCACTGGTTTGTACCCCCGCAGTTGCCATTGATCTGGCGCGATACATGATTGATGCCGGAAAATCAGCCGCAGAGAGTCCGGTTCGTCTGATTCTCACCCTGGGTGAGCTGACTACACCGGCACTGTTACGCAATCTTGGGCGTACCTGGGGAGCAAAAATTTACAATTGTATGTATGCGTCGCAGGAATCATCAATTCTGGCCGTTTGTGCCGCTGACGAATGCCTTTATACCGTGCCGCTGAATAATTATTATGAATTGATTGACCCGGATTCCGGAGCGTTACTGACTCCCGGAGATGATGAGCTGGCTGGTGAACTGGTGATCACTCATTTATATCCGGGACAGAAACCATTAATTCGTTACCGGACAGGTGATATGGTCCGTGCCGTGCAATTACCGGACGGCCGGTTAAAAATCACACCGGTTGGCCGGGTGCGTGATCGCTTGATACTCAACGGCACAGAGTATTATGCCTGGGACCTGGAAGCCGCCCTGTTAGAACATCTGCCGGGTTGTCTTGATTATGCCATTCAGATTCAAAGTGAAAATGGCTCAGACTGCCTGAACATCATTGCTGAGCTGACCGATACATCAGCCCATGATGCCGGTACATTAGCGCAGGTGAAAGCATACATGGAAGCGCAGCTGGCCGGTGTGACGATTGAGCTGAATGCTGGTCAAACTTCCGCCCTGACTGCGACCTCTGCGATGGTGAGCTGGAAAGCAGCCCGGCTGCATGATTTACGTCAGGAGGGGGATAATTCGGATCGCGATGCTGCGTTGGCGTTGCTAAGCCGGGGGTTTCGGTCATGA